A single Triticum dicoccoides isolate Atlit2015 ecotype Zavitan chromosome 2A, WEW_v2.0, whole genome shotgun sequence DNA region contains:
- the LOC119359108 gene encoding dirigent protein 5-like has product MQGLAPSSKLPLTIVVVVFLLGMAGAAHGLTRVVANSPDEPCMNMTLYYHDILYNGNNTANATTAAATKPTVLAKTYRKNSTYFGALMVFNDPMTVGKALPLAGEEPAARAQGFYFYDKQTRDFSVVGGTGDFFMARGVTTIRTDAIEGLYYFRLQMDIKLYECYL; this is encoded by the exons ATGCAAGGCCTCGCGCCATCTTCCAAGCTGCCTCTGACCATCGTGGTCGTGGTGTTTCTCCTCGGCATGGCGGGCGCCGCCCACGGCCTGACGAGGGTCGTCGCCAACAGCCCCGACGAGCCGTGCATGAACATGACGCTCTACTACCACGACATCCTCTACAACGGCAACAACACGGCCAacgcgacgacggcggcggccaccAAGCCGACGGTGCTGGCCAAGACCTACAGGAAGAACAGCACCTACTTCGGCGCGCTGATGGTGTTCAACGACCCCATGACGGTGGGGAAGGCGCTGCCCCTGGCCGGGGAGGAGCCAGCGGCGCGCGCGCAGGGGTTCTACTTCTACGACAAGCAG ACGCGGGACTTCTCCGTCGTCGGCGGCACCGGCGACTTCTTCATGGCGCGCGGCGTCACAACCATCCGCACTGACGCCATCGAGGGCCTCTACTACTTCCGCCTGCAGATGGACATCAAGCTCTACGAGTGCTACCTCTGA